From Candidatus Neomarinimicrobiota bacterium:
CCACTTCAGAAACTGCGTTTCATCGGTCTTATCGAACTTGCGCACCTGGTCACCAGCCAGGGTGAATATCCGGATGGTGGTCTCGGATACGGAAGCCGGCGGCAGATGGTTGAAGGTCACAAAGCGATCGAAACGATTGGCTTCCTGCGGGTTATACGCATAGTATGGGTTCGGGAAAACGTTGATTTTTTCAACTTCAATCTTAGCACTATCCGCACTCACAACCGCCGCAGCCGGGGCCGTGAATGCAAAGATATCGTTCTCCGTATTCGCCTTATTAGTCACGAACCAGACCTTATGCCCCCAGGGCGGTGTGGCCCCATCCAGATACATAGCGAACAGCATTGCCGTTATAACCGGATACTGGTACTCTCCAGTTCCTCCACCCCAGGTGGTATTCGCCGATGTTGCCAGACTATTGTCAACGATATACAGCGCCTCATTAGCCGGATCGTAGGAGATATCATTGCCGCCAGCATCGTAGCCAACCCAGCAATAAATCGGCTCATACGACGGAACATGGTATAGAGGGCACTGCCACACATATTCGCCATCTTCAATCGGCATATTCCAGGTTCCATCTCCATCGGTATCATAAAATCCAGCAAATAACCGTTGTCTTTCACCAGTTTCGAAAACGTGGCGATAAACGGCAAACGGCGCATAGTCAGCATCACCAGTCAGGGAGTCAAAATGAACCTCCTCGGCACTATAATCCCAGGTAATGGACGAATCGCCGAAGTCGATCTCAAAATCGTCCATCCCCCAGTAGCCGAACCGATCCCAGTCCCTGTTACCCGGCGGCAGGTTGCATGCACCGGCACGGTTGGACACGATGTAACCGGTAGTACCAAGACTCGGCACAAGAATGGACACTCGCGGATCCAACAGAACATCGCTAGCGTCGGTCTCATACACCTGCTTTACGCCTAATTCTGGTCCAGAGACCTTTGCCTGAAGCCCATCGAAAATCGGCTGATCGTCGGGATCCAGGCTGGTTTTCTGAACTACATCAGCAACCACAACCTCCCCTGAGGCTGAGTCGATCACGCTCCAAAGCAATTCACCATAAGTGGCAGAACTTGTGTCTACATCCTCCTCAAATACGATCTGGTAGGTTAGACCCGTAACCTCATTCGGATCGATCACTTTGACCTCTACCTGACCATCACTGGGACCGGTATGCCTGATTGAGAGCATATTACCATAACTGGCATCTAAAACGGTACCAGGCTTAAGCGGCTGAATGGTGACCGGCAGCGCAATCAAGGCCGATTCGAGGGTTTTATCCTCAATCAATTCCGGCGCAGCATTGTAGTTATACGCCGTTACAGCATAGTAATAGGTGGTGCCATTATATAAAGGATCACCATTAATATAGTTTTTGTCAAGCGTAATGTACCGCTGTAGGCCTTTATCGGCTCCGAACTGAACCGGCACTTCCACCACCTGCCCATATTCCGGCAGGAAGCGATTGCCCGTAATCGTCGTAACCTCATTAACCAGGTCAAACGTGGCGATCAGTTCAGCCTGGTCCTTGCCGGCACCCGGATTGGGGAGCTGATAGACATTATAGCCTTCAAATTCGTAACCCGCGATGATTAAATCTTCGGTTGCGGCAATTGCATTCTTAGAGGTGCCCCAATTCAATACCACCGTATTTTCAAACGGAACGGTCTCAACAACCGGACCGGCGGGCGCCTTGGGAACGGTTTTAAATAAATCATCATAGAGCTGTTGGGCTACGGCATCGGTCAATTTCAAATCCGCCACGGAGCTCAGATTGTCATCCCCCAAGCCCCCTACGACAGCCACCACAATCTCCTGAGTATCCCCGGCAGCCATCGCAAAGGGACCGGACACCACCACCATACGACGGTCAGACGCCCCTATGTTCATCCCCTTACCGTCAACATCGCCCGTACCGGCTACCGGATCACCAGCCAGAGGATATTTCGTGCAACCAGCACTGGGATCATTACCTACATAATAACATGTCGGATCGTCGAGCTTCACAGTGGGGGTATAACCTTTGAGGAGGTTATACCACTGCAACGTTCCGTCATAGACACCTTGAATGGGGTCGCTAATATCCGAACCGGCGGCAAACCACCCAAAGGAGGTCATGGGGAGGTTCTTATATCCCGGTTTTGGCTTCAAATCAACAATGGCGGTATCGCCGGGAGATTCAACAATCGGCCCCTGGAAAAAGTCATATCCGATTGCTGGGACCGCAATACCAAAATCATCGTAATCATCATCGGTAGCAAAATAATTATAGGCATAACCCAGACTCAGGAGGGTATCGCAGCCCACCACGTCATCCGCATAATTACCTACATCAGGATCGCACCATTGGCCGGCATACATGTCGGTAATTTCTTTGCCGGACTTATTGATGAATTTAAACTTCTTAAATACAATCTGCCCCAACCGGGCAGCCGGCTGGTTGTAGGCCCAAAGGGTTACCTGGAGCTCCAGGCCAAGGGGCTGGGAACCATACATATACGTGGTTCTGGAGGCATCCAGATCATGCACCACAAACCAGATGACCTGATCGGCATTAGCGATACCCGGGGTCTCTCCATCATCCGGCTCATACACGCCATCCCCATCCAGATCATAGAAAGGAGCACCCAGATCTGTGGGCCAGTTTTCCCAGTTCCATTGGTAATCGTCGATGAACTCCTGGGCCATATCATCGGTAACGTCGCCTATAGTCATATCGTTTAACAGGGCATAGTCTTGCCTTACCTGAGCCGGCGTGAGGGTTGCCCAATCAGCTCTTATCCTGTAAATGCCCACTAGGGGGTCATTGGGATCAGCGGCAACCGGGTTGGTGGTGGCGGTTCCGGCTGTCTCGATCCATCCCTGGACGGTCCCGATACGATAGCACTGACCCCCTACCCGCGGGCCTGTGAGATCATCTTCGCGGTATCCGCCCCACATAAAACCATCCATAAAAATGGCGTAGGCAGTCCCTTTGGGATATCCCCCTCCAGAACCTCCGGCAGGTGTTATGGCCGACATACCATCTTGATATATCCAGTAGGCCCAGTTGGAAATATTGGACATACTTCGTACGGCCGGTCCCGTCGTGGTCTTATACGCCTTATATAAGGTCTGGCCTGGCCTGGATTCCGTATCATGCTTGGCATACAGTAATACTACTACACCCAAGGTAACGATGCTGAAAACGATGATTGCTTTACGCATCATGATTGCTCCTTAAACTTGATTGATAAGGATTATTTTCTCGACAGCCGAATCCCAAAGAAGATTTGCCGGGGATGTCCCCACAGCTGGCGCCCGATTTGACCCCAGTACGCCTGGCCGTTCTCGACATTGATCGCCTGGTACATATCAATATAATTTTGCCCACCGTAAGCCTTGATGAAGGCCTTGGAATAGTCGGGATCGCCCAGGAAGCCATCATCATAAGCACTGCCGGTTCTCTCATAGACATTGATGGGATTTTTCCGGTTTAACAGGTTCGTTGCGCGCGCATAGAACGTCACATCGTGACCCATGACACTGATGGTTTTATCAAGCCGCAGGTCCACGTTGAAGGTCCACGGGGTCACGGAAGCGCCAATCGTTTCCAGCGCTTGCCGCGAGCGGGTGTCAATCATGTAGTCGGTACCGGCGCTATAGGCCGAGACCTGCCCGCCAGCCGGCGCATACACGTAAGTGTACGGATGGCCGCTGGAGAAGGTGACCAGGAGGTTGGCACCCAGCTGTTCCAGCAGGGGACCGCCATCACCCTTATCAAACCGGTAATCTAACATGATCGCGCCTGTGTGCGCTTGAGAGTAATTCAGAGGATTAACAACCTTTGGCACCTCGCTGCCCATATAGACAGCCCCAACGTAGGCAGTCGTCGCGGAGCCGGTCCCTTCCGCATCCGTCAGGGTATAGTTCAGCATTCCGGCCAACCGCTTGACCCTCCGTAATGTGAGGCGGAACTCCAGCCCCTTGGTGGTAGCGAAGTCCCCATTAATGCGCCGCATATAGTCCGCCCCAAGGTCGGACCCAGGGGTAACTTCCTGATAAATAATATGGGTCAGGCCCTTAACGTTCTTGTAGAATCCGGTAATGTCAAACGCGGCCGAGGGCGTAATCTGCTGGCGGAAACCGACCTCGTAGGAGGTGGTTCGTATGGGTTCAAGTCCAAAACCGACGGCAACATTGCCATAATAATATCCACCCTGGTAGATCTGGCGCGATTGCTCATACGCGTTCCAATAGACATTATTTAATTCAGTCACCTGGATGAACTTGCCGTAGCCCAGGTAAAACACCGTCCGGTCAGTCACCGGGAAAGAAAAGCCGATCCGGGGACTGATCTCCGTGAAGGGTTTCATATCCTTCCACTGGCAATCCTCACTTTCTACATCGAGAATCATGGCGGATGTCTCATCCACCGTGACCGAGTCAGGACGAATCAGCGTTCTATCATCCGTGTCGAAATAATCAAAACGCAAACCAAGGTTGATAACCAGATCATTGAATTCGATCTTATCCTGAAGGTAGCCGGCCATGAACACTGGCTGCTTGGGTGCGTCGGCGAAAATGGGCTGCCCGGTTTTGGGGTTTCCGGACCAACTAAGCGAGTCCTGATCCCTATTATAAACCTTCCTCGCGTTTACCTCATTGCCATAAATGTCATACCCATAGGTCTCGACGCCACCAAAAGTCAGCCATTCACCTACAGGCACCTCCCCCACGTCGGGACCTTCCGTATCCGGATCACCGTAATGGGTGTACCCGGTCACGCTCGCATCCGGATCCGCCGCATAGATCATGACGCTGGGGGCGATATCAAAATACCTTACCGTATATTTTCTGGCGTCGACACCCAGTTTCAGTTCATGGTGGGTACTGATTTGACTCACGAAGTTGGCCGACCCGCCAATATAACTCTGATCTATGATGCGGTAGAAGTCGTTCGGGGCCCCATTGCGATCCATAGTGAACCCATTGATTCGATAGTTGAATTCGGGCTGCCAGGCGTTACGGTAAATAACCGAACTATCCGTGTGTTCGGCAACCGCGGTACTATCGTACCAGGCATGCCAGTTATGGCCAAAATAACTGTCCCCCCTCTCCAACTTATAGTCGAATAGATAGCCATTAAAGTCAATATACGTCTTGGGGGTGAGGAAGTAGGTCAGTTTTCCTGTCGCCAATAAACTGGTTAAATCATCGTAAATCTCACGCTCATTTAAGGTACTCAATATGGGTGTACCATCGATATAATACCGGCGGTCATTGTAGGTGGCAGACAAGCGTAACTTAAGCGGGGAGTAATCAAAGAGCAGGGTCCCGTTCAAATTAATCCTGTCTCCGGAATTACGGGTGGTAAATCCATCCTTATAGACCACCGTAACGGTATCATGCACCGGGTTATTGGGATTGTCATCCACTTGGTCTTCAAATTTGAACCCTTGAGTGAATCTTCTGATACGATCCCCCAGAGAATTATTTTCGCCGTGCATGAAGAAACGTATATTTTTTGTTAGCAGCGGACCGCCGATGGCAAACGATCCAATTTGATGCTGATAGGAATAAGTGTTGAAGAACTGCTCACCTTCATCGGCAAATTTATCCGTCTGGAAGTCAACCATATAGGTGAGATTAGACGTACCCGTTCTTAATTCCTGGCTAACAATACCCGCGTTGGCGCCCCCATGTTCAGCGGTATAACCACCGGCCAATACCTTGATTTCTTCGATGGCGTCTTGCGATACATAGACGGCATTCTCATTCGACAAGGGACTCACCGTCGAGGCCCCATTCACGTAAAATCCAACTTCATCAGCCCGCCCGCCGCGAATATGCACATTCTCATCTTGAATAATAACACTAGGTAGCAGGGCAATAATATCCTCGGTTCCACGGACGGGTATAGTCGCAATCTCTTCCG
This genomic window contains:
- a CDS encoding carboxypeptidase regulatory-like domain-containing protein, which codes for MNRIINTVIILLIPFTLFSQELGKIAGKVTDEATGEPLAGANILVEETTLGAASDVDGNYTILGMSAGVYTVRCEYIGYRPVRLSNLRVTPGLTTEGNFALTSEALELGMIEVVAERPLVSKNATSSISLVTAEEIATIPVRGTEDIIALLPSVIIQDENVHIRGGRADEVGFYVNGASTVSPLSNENAVYVSQDAIEEIKVLAGGYTAEHGGANAGIVSQELRTGTSNLTYMVDFQTDKFADEGEQFFNTYSYQHQIGSFAIGGPLLTKNIRFFMHGENNSLGDRIRRFTQGFKFEDQVDDNPNNPVHDTVTVVYKDGFTTRNSGDRINLNGTLLFDYSPLKLRLSATYNDRRYYIDGTPILSTLNEREIYDDLTSLLATGKLTYFLTPKTYIDFNGYLFDYKLERGDSYFGHNWHAWYDSTAVAEHTDSSVIYRNAWQPEFNYRINGFTMDRNGAPNDFYRIIDQSYIGGSANFVSQISTHHELKLGVDARKYTVRYFDIAPSVMIYAADPDASVTGYTHYGDPDTEGPDVGEVPVGEWLTFGGVETYGYDIYGNEVNARKVYNRDQDSLSWSGNPKTGQPIFADAPKQPVFMAGYLQDKIEFNDLVINLGLRFDYFDTDDRTLIRPDSVTVDETSAMILDVESEDCQWKDMKPFTEISPRIGFSFPVTDRTVFYLGYGKFIQVTELNNVYWNAYEQSRQIYQGGYYYGNVAVGFGLEPIRTTSYEVGFRQQITPSAAFDITGFYKNVKGLTHIIYQEVTPGSDLGADYMRRINGDFATTKGLEFRLTLRRVKRLAGMLNYTLTDAEGTGSATTAYVGAVYMGSEVPKVVNPLNYSQAHTGAIMLDYRFDKGDGGPLLEQLGANLLVTFSSGHPYTYVYAPAGGQVSAYSAGTDYMIDTRSRQALETIGASVTPWTFNVDLRLDKTISVMGHDVTFYARATNLLNRKNPINVYERTGSAYDDGFLGDPDYSKAFIKAYGGQNYIDMYQAINVENGQAYWGQIGRQLWGHPRQIFFGIRLSRK